The Actinocatenispora sera genome has a window encoding:
- a CDS encoding TIGR03085 family metal-binding protein gives MTAYAHGERLQLVSLLRQVGPDAPTLCAGWDARDLVGHLLARERRPDSGIGLLIRPLAGWSERVRRGYAEQDWDVLLELLAAPPWWSPVSNPLTDELANTMELFLHHEDVRRAQPEWQPRDLPVELNELLWRRLSMLTTVSMRRLPVRVTLAAPDYGERTVGSGPHVRLTGPPGELLVFASGRQEAARLATEGPTESVRALREARFAV, from the coding sequence GTGACGGCATACGCGCACGGTGAGCGGCTGCAACTGGTGTCGCTGCTGCGGCAGGTCGGCCCGGACGCGCCCACCCTGTGCGCGGGGTGGGACGCCCGGGATCTGGTCGGGCACTTGCTGGCCCGCGAGCGGCGCCCCGACTCCGGCATCGGCCTGCTGATCCGGCCGCTCGCCGGCTGGTCCGAGCGGGTGCGCCGCGGCTACGCCGAACAGGACTGGGACGTCCTGCTCGAGCTCCTCGCCGCGCCGCCGTGGTGGAGCCCGGTGTCCAACCCGCTCACCGACGAGCTGGCCAACACGATGGAGCTGTTCCTGCACCACGAGGACGTTCGCCGGGCCCAGCCGGAATGGCAGCCACGCGACCTGCCGGTCGAGCTGAACGAGCTCCTCTGGCGCCGGCTGTCGATGCTCACCACCGTGTCCATGCGGCGGCTGCCGGTCCGGGTCACGCTGGCCGCGCCGGACTACGGCGAGCGCACCGTCGGCTCCGGCCCGCACGTGCGGCTGACCGGCCCACCCGGTGAGCTGCTGGTGTTCGCGTCCGGTCGGCAGGAGGCGGCCCGGCTGGCGACCGAGGGCCCGACCGAGTCGGTTCGGGCGCTGCGCGAGGCGCGCTTCGCCGTGTGA
- the trpC gene encoding indole-3-glycerol phosphate synthase TrpC: MLAEILAAVRADVAEREQQTPLAQVRELAAAAPPALDAFASLRAPGVGVIAEVKRSSPSRGQLAEIPDPAELAGEYAAGGARCVSVLTEKRFFGGSIEDLIAVRAAIQVPILRKDFVVSSYQVHEARAHGADLILLIVAALEQNALVGLLERTESLGMTALVEVHNEAEADRALEAGAKVIGVNARDLRTLEVDPSVFERIAPGLPSTVVKVAESGVRGTHDLIRYASAGADAVLVGEGLVTQKSPRDAVAELVTAGSHPATPRPAR; the protein is encoded by the coding sequence GTGCTGGCCGAGATCCTCGCCGCGGTCCGCGCCGACGTCGCCGAGCGTGAACAGCAGACCCCGTTGGCGCAGGTGAGAGAGCTCGCCGCCGCGGCCCCGCCGGCCCTGGACGCGTTCGCCTCGCTGCGCGCGCCGGGCGTCGGGGTGATCGCCGAGGTGAAGCGGTCCTCGCCGTCTCGCGGGCAGCTCGCCGAGATCCCCGACCCGGCCGAACTGGCGGGGGAGTACGCGGCGGGCGGCGCCCGGTGCGTGAGCGTGCTGACCGAGAAGCGGTTCTTCGGCGGCAGCATCGAGGACCTGATCGCGGTGCGGGCCGCGATCCAGGTACCGATCCTGCGCAAGGACTTCGTGGTGTCCAGCTACCAGGTGCACGAGGCGCGGGCACACGGCGCCGACCTGATCCTGCTGATCGTCGCCGCACTGGAGCAGAACGCGCTGGTCGGACTGCTGGAGCGGACCGAGTCGCTGGGCATGACCGCGCTGGTCGAGGTGCACAACGAGGCCGAGGCCGACCGCGCGCTGGAGGCCGGCGCGAAGGTGATCGGCGTCAACGCCCGCGACCTGCGCACCCTGGAGGTCGATCCGTCGGTGTTCGAGCGGATCGCGCCGGGGCTGCCGTCGACGGTGGTCAAGGTGGCGGAGTCCGGGGTGCGCGGCACCCACGACCTGATCCGGTACGCCTCGGCCGGCGCCGACGCGGTCCTGGTCGGCGAGGGGCTGGTCACCCAGAAGAGTCCGCGGGACGCGGTCGCCGAGCTGGTCACCGCCGGTTCGCACCCGGCGACGCCGCGCCCGGCGCGCTGA
- the trpA gene encoding tryptophan synthase subunit alpha, whose protein sequence is MAEPVVGRRAGSAFDSAREQGRAALVGYLPAGFPTVAEAIEGCRVLVDSGVDVIEIGLPYSDPVMDGPVIQRAAERALAGGFRVADVFRTVEAVAAAGAPALVMTYWNPVERYGVPAFARDLAAAGGAGLITPDLIPEEAGEWVAAAEEHDLDRVFLVAPSSTAQRIATTTAACRGFVYAASVMGVTGAREQTGQAAPALVERVRRATTVPVGVGLGVSTGAQAAEVAGYADGVIVGSALVRCLLDEADPAAARRRLGALTTELAAGVRKR, encoded by the coding sequence ATGGCCGAGCCGGTGGTCGGTCGGCGTGCCGGGTCGGCGTTCGATTCGGCCCGCGAGCAGGGCCGGGCCGCGCTGGTCGGTTACCTGCCGGCCGGGTTCCCGACGGTGGCCGAGGCGATCGAGGGCTGCCGGGTGCTGGTCGACTCGGGTGTCGACGTGATCGAGATCGGCCTGCCCTACTCGGATCCGGTGATGGACGGGCCGGTCATCCAGCGGGCCGCGGAGCGGGCGCTGGCCGGCGGGTTCCGGGTCGCGGACGTGTTCCGCACCGTCGAGGCGGTCGCCGCGGCCGGGGCACCCGCGCTGGTGATGACCTACTGGAACCCGGTCGAGCGGTACGGCGTGCCGGCGTTCGCGCGCGACCTCGCCGCCGCCGGCGGCGCCGGGCTGATCACCCCGGACCTGATCCCGGAGGAGGCGGGCGAGTGGGTCGCCGCCGCCGAGGAGCACGACCTGGACCGGGTGTTCCTGGTGGCGCCGAGCTCGACCGCGCAGCGGATCGCGACCACCACGGCGGCGTGCCGCGGCTTCGTCTACGCGGCCAGCGTGATGGGCGTGACCGGGGCCCGCGAACAGACCGGCCAGGCAGCGCCGGCACTGGTGGAGCGGGTACGGCGGGCCACCACGGTGCCGGTCGGGGTCGGCCTGGGCGTCAGCACCGGCGCGCAGGCGGCGGAGGTCGCCGGGTACGCGGACGGCGTGATCGTGGGCAGTGCGCTGGTGCGCTGCCTGCTGGACGAAGCGGACCCGGCCGCGGCCCGTCGACGGCTCGGCGCCCTGACCACCGAACTCGCCGCGGGCGTGCGCAAGCGCTGA
- the trpB gene encoding tryptophan synthase subunit beta produces MAPQHGPGESGHHPNTSPPGASGHADDPHDGPDAAGHFGRFGGRFMPEALTAALDELGAELAKAMDDPSFVAEFDRMLREYANLPSPLYAARRLSAQAGARILLKREDLNHTGAHKIRNVLGQALLVKRMGKRRVIAETGAGQHGVATATACAYLDLDCVVYMGAEDTRRQALNVARMRMLGAEVVPVETGSRTLKDAINEALRDWVANVDTTHYLLGTAAGPHPFPVLVREFVRGIGDEARAQTLELTGTLPDAVAACVGGGSNAIGAFHAFVPDTDVALYGFEAGGDGVETGRHAASITGGAVGVLHGARTFLLQDADGQTVESHSISAGLDYPAVGPEHAWLAETGRASYQPVTDAEAMAAFQLLCRTEGIIPAIESAHALAGALRVAPQLAAELGREPTILVNLSGRGDKDMETAGTWFGLLDGAEVRS; encoded by the coding sequence ATGGCACCGCAGCACGGACCGGGCGAGTCCGGTCACCACCCGAACACGTCCCCGCCCGGCGCGTCCGGGCATGCGGACGACCCGCACGACGGTCCGGACGCCGCGGGGCACTTCGGCCGGTTCGGCGGCCGGTTCATGCCGGAGGCCTTGACCGCCGCGCTGGACGAGCTGGGCGCCGAGCTCGCCAAGGCGATGGACGATCCCTCGTTCGTCGCCGAGTTCGACCGGATGCTGCGTGAGTACGCGAACCTGCCCAGCCCGCTGTACGCCGCGCGCCGGCTCTCGGCGCAGGCCGGTGCCCGGATCCTGCTCAAGCGCGAGGATCTCAACCACACCGGCGCGCACAAGATCCGTAACGTGCTGGGCCAGGCGTTGCTGGTCAAGCGGATGGGCAAGCGGCGGGTGATCGCGGAGACCGGGGCCGGCCAGCACGGGGTCGCGACCGCGACCGCGTGCGCCTACCTCGACCTCGACTGCGTGGTCTACATGGGCGCCGAGGACACCCGCCGGCAGGCGCTGAACGTGGCCCGGATGCGGATGCTCGGCGCCGAGGTCGTTCCGGTCGAAACCGGCAGCCGCACGCTCAAGGACGCGATCAACGAGGCGCTGCGCGACTGGGTGGCCAACGTCGACACCACCCACTACCTGCTCGGCACGGCCGCCGGGCCGCACCCGTTCCCGGTGCTGGTACGCGAGTTCGTCCGCGGCATCGGTGACGAGGCGCGGGCGCAGACCCTGGAGCTGACCGGTACCTTGCCGGATGCGGTCGCCGCCTGCGTCGGCGGCGGCTCGAACGCGATCGGCGCCTTCCACGCGTTCGTCCCGGACACCGACGTCGCGCTGTACGGGTTCGAGGCCGGCGGTGACGGTGTCGAGACCGGCCGGCACGCGGCGTCGATCACCGGCGGCGCGGTCGGGGTGCTGCACGGTGCCCGGACGTTCCTGCTGCAGGACGCCGACGGGCAGACGGTGGAGTCGCACTCGATCTCGGCGGGCCTGGACTACCCGGCGGTCGGGCCGGAGCACGCGTGGCTGGCGGAGACCGGCCGGGCGAGCTACCAGCCGGTGACCGACGCCGAGGCGATGGCCGCCTTCCAGCTGCTGTGCCGTACCGAGGGGATCATCCCGGCGATCGAGAGCGCGCACGCGCTGGCCGGTGCGCTGCGGGTGGCTCCGCAGCTGGCCGCCGAGCTCGGCCGGGAGCCGACGATCCTGGTCAACCTGTCCGGTCGCGGCGACAAGGACATGGAGACGGCCGGCACCTGGTTCGGCCTGTTGGACGGGGCGGAGGTCCGGTCGTGA
- a CDS encoding Trp biosynthesis-associated membrane protein, giving the protein MPDRRPDVHPDDAHPETAETSQNPGAAQTAKAAEGDETAKAAEGDAGAETAKSAGDAEGVGAPVTPGTDVPDDPDGVPEVAGPVLGRERPAPDGGPGRRAATPGGPARPAARRPSTRGQLVLAVVACTLGAGIALYAASKNWSVQAGRPLGPLHLQQTGRTGTEITPVVPTLALISLAGAGALVATRRIGRLLVGVLLILTGFGVAAGAGYGLSAAAHDPGTVTPGWAITALVGGLLVAAVGFGTVLRGRGWPTMGSRYERTAGRTARVGADDDAAKIWDAIDDGHDPTVR; this is encoded by the coding sequence ATGCCCGACCGCCGCCCGGACGTCCACCCCGACGACGCCCACCCCGAGACCGCCGAGACCTCGCAGAACCCAGGAGCCGCGCAGACCGCCAAGGCCGCGGAGGGCGACGAGACCGCCAAGGCCGCAGAAGGCGACGCGGGCGCTGAGACCGCCAAGTCCGCAGGAGACGCCGAGGGCGTCGGGGCGCCGGTGACGCCCGGTACGGACGTCCCGGATGATCCGGACGGCGTGCCGGAGGTCGCCGGTCCGGTGCTCGGCCGGGAGCGCCCGGCACCGGACGGGGGACCCGGCCGTCGCGCCGCGACGCCCGGGGGCCCGGCCCGGCCGGCGGCGCGGCGTCCGTCGACCCGCGGGCAGCTGGTGCTCGCCGTCGTCGCCTGCACCCTCGGCGCCGGCATCGCGCTGTACGCGGCGTCCAAGAACTGGTCGGTGCAGGCCGGCCGGCCGCTGGGCCCGCTGCACCTGCAGCAGACCGGCCGGACCGGCACGGAGATCACCCCGGTCGTCCCGACTCTCGCGCTGATCTCGCTGGCCGGGGCGGGTGCCCTCGTCGCCACCCGGCGGATCGGGCGGCTGCTGGTCGGGGTGCTCCTGATCCTGACCGGGTTCGGGGTGGCCGCCGGTGCCGGGTACGGGCTGTCGGCCGCCGCGCACGACCCGGGCACCGTGACCCCCGGCTGGGCGATCACCGCGCTGGTCGGCGGGCTGCTGGTCGCCGCCGTCGGCTTCGGCACGGTGCTGCGCGGTCGTGGCTGGCCCACGATGGGCTCCCGGTACGAGCGGACGGCCGGCCGGACCGCCCGGGTCGGCGCCGACGACGACGCCGCGAAGATCTGGGACGCGATCGACGACGGGCACGACCCGACGGTGCGCTGA
- a CDS encoding NUDIX hydrolase, producing the protein MDSLTYAVAAVVTDPNGRVLLCQQSQGHRLWGLPHGRIEHCEHPAHAAVRDIRTQTGLEIAVDELIGLYRLTGPADAAEPLPDLLVHAFRAHPVGGEPCVNAPAMICRLGWYAPNDVPTPHTATATAVLADLAAGRRGVVTDVHRSVPAAGTAVPLPA; encoded by the coding sequence ATGGACTCCCTTACCTACGCGGTCGCGGCGGTCGTCACCGACCCGAACGGCCGCGTCCTGCTTTGCCAGCAGAGCCAGGGCCACCGGCTCTGGGGCCTGCCGCACGGACGCATCGAGCACTGTGAACACCCGGCGCACGCCGCCGTCCGCGACATCCGTACCCAGACCGGCCTGGAGATCGCCGTCGACGAGCTGATCGGGCTGTACCGGCTGACCGGCCCGGCCGATGCCGCCGAGCCGCTGCCGGACCTGCTGGTCCACGCCTTCCGGGCACATCCCGTCGGTGGTGAACCGTGCGTCAACGCGCCGGCGATGATCTGCCGCCTCGGCTGGTACGCGCCGAACGACGTGCCGACGCCGCACACCGCCACCGCCACCGCGGTACTGGCCGACCTCGCCGCCGGACGCCGGGGCGTGGTCACCGACGTGCACCGCAGCGTGCCGGCCGCCGGTACCGCCGTGCCGCTACCGGCCTGA
- a CDS encoding anthranilate synthase component I, with protein sequence MTTGAVSPDEATFAELAAQRRVVPVTRRLLADCETPIGVYRKLAGGPGTFLLESAEAAGTWSRYSFVGVRSAAALTVRNGRAHWLGEPPAGVPTDGDPIEALTATVAALSSPPVGGEPALPPLTGGLVGFFGYDVVRRFEKLPELAADELGFPDLGFLLATDLAVLDHVDGSVLLIANAVLPPDAGPAELTAQYHQAVGRLDAMTTALSRPTPPMVSTVEKVPPVHLAGRTPAGGYQKAVEAAKEAIRAGECFQIVPSQRFEADTNADPLDVYRVLRATNPSPYMYLLRFGGVDGAGGHEAFDIVGSSPEVHVKVTGRRALMHPIAGTRPRGATPEEERRLAEDLLTDPKERAEHVMLVDLARNDLGRVCVPGTVEVPEFFTIERYSHVMHIVSTVVGELAEGRTAFDALRATFPAGTLSGAPKVRAMEIIEELEPVRRGLYGGTVGYLDFAGDLDMAIAIRTALIRDGHAYVQAGGGIVADSDPDAEDTETRNKSAAVLAAIASAETLRQAR encoded by the coding sequence GTGACGACCGGAGCCGTGAGCCCGGACGAGGCCACGTTCGCCGAGTTGGCCGCGCAGCGCCGGGTGGTCCCGGTGACCCGCCGGCTACTGGCCGACTGCGAGACGCCGATCGGGGTGTACCGCAAGCTCGCCGGCGGCCCCGGCACGTTCCTGCTGGAGTCGGCGGAGGCGGCCGGCACCTGGTCGCGGTACTCGTTCGTCGGGGTGCGCAGCGCCGCCGCGCTGACCGTCCGGAACGGCCGGGCGCACTGGCTGGGTGAGCCGCCGGCCGGGGTGCCGACCGACGGCGACCCGATCGAGGCGCTGACCGCCACCGTCGCCGCGCTGTCCTCGCCGCCGGTGGGCGGCGAGCCGGCGCTGCCGCCGCTGACCGGCGGGCTGGTCGGTTTCTTCGGCTACGACGTGGTGCGCCGGTTCGAGAAGCTGCCCGAACTGGCCGCCGACGAGCTCGGCTTCCCCGACCTCGGCTTCCTGCTCGCCACCGACCTGGCCGTGCTCGACCACGTGGACGGGTCGGTGCTGCTGATCGCGAACGCGGTGCTGCCGCCCGACGCCGGGCCGGCCGAGCTGACCGCGCAGTACCACCAGGCGGTCGGCCGGCTGGACGCGATGACCACCGCGCTGAGCCGGCCCACGCCACCGATGGTCTCGACGGTCGAGAAGGTGCCGCCGGTGCACCTGGCGGGCCGCACCCCGGCCGGTGGGTACCAGAAGGCGGTCGAGGCGGCGAAGGAGGCGATCCGGGCCGGCGAGTGCTTCCAGATCGTCCCGTCGCAGCGCTTCGAGGCCGACACGAACGCCGACCCGCTCGACGTGTACCGGGTCCTGCGGGCCACCAACCCGTCGCCGTACATGTACCTGCTGCGGTTCGGTGGGGTGGACGGCGCCGGCGGGCACGAGGCGTTCGACATCGTCGGCTCGAGCCCCGAGGTGCACGTCAAGGTGACCGGGCGCCGGGCCCTGATGCACCCGATCGCCGGCACCCGCCCGCGTGGCGCCACCCCGGAGGAGGAGCGGAGGCTGGCCGAGGACCTGCTCACCGACCCGAAGGAACGGGCCGAGCACGTGATGCTGGTCGACCTGGCCCGCAACGACCTCGGCCGGGTGTGCGTGCCGGGCACGGTCGAGGTGCCCGAGTTCTTCACCATCGAGCGGTACAGCCACGTCATGCACATCGTGTCCACCGTGGTCGGCGAGCTGGCCGAGGGCCGTACCGCGTTCGACGCGCTGCGGGCCACGTTCCCGGCCGGCACGCTGTCGGGTGCACCGAAGGTACGGGCGATGGAGATCATCGAGGAGCTGGAGCCGGTGCGACGCGGGCTGTACGGCGGGACGGTCGGCTATCTGGACTTCGCCGGCGATCTGGACATGGCGATCGCCATCCGCACCGCGCTGATCCGGGACGGCCACGCGTACGTGCAGGCCGGCGGCGGCATCGTGGCCGACTCCGATCCGGACGCGGAGGACACCGAGACCCGCAACAAGTCCGCGGCGGTGCTGGCCGCGATCGCCTCCGCCGAGACGCTGCGGCAGGCCCGCTGA